ATGGGACGCAGCGAGCGCAGCACCTTGAGCTTTTCGTCGCGCACGGCGTCGGGCGCCAGCGACGACGGCGGTTCCATGGCGAGCATGCACAGCAGCTGCAGGATGTGGTTCTGCACCATGTCGCGCAGCGCGCCGGCACGGTCGTAGTAGCCCGCGCGATGGCCCACGCCCACGGTTTCGGCCACGGTGATCTGCACATGGTCGATGTGCTGGGCGTTCCAGAGCGGTTCGAACAGCGCGTTGCCGAAGCGCAGCGCCAGCAGGTTCTGCACCGTTTCCTTGCCCAGGTAATGGTCGATGCGGTAGGTCTGCGATTCGGTGAACACCTCGGCCACCGCGTCGTTGATGGCGTTGGCGCTGGCCAGGTCGCGGCCGATGGGCTTTTCGAGCACCACGCGCGAACCCTCGCCGTTGAGGCCGAGCGAGCCCAGGCGCTGGCAGATGTCGGTGAAGATTTCCGGCGAGGTCGAGAGATAGAACACCCGGATGTGGTCGGGCTTCTCGCCCATCAGCCGGGCGAAGTCGTCCCAGCCGTCGGGCTTGCGGGCGTCGAGCGAGCGGTAGGCGATCATCGCCAGGAACGCCTCGAGCTGCGCGGGGGCCACGTGGGCCACGCCCTTCTCGATCGCGGCGCGCACCTGTTCGCGATAGCCGGCGTCGTCCAGGCCTTCGCGGGCCACGCCGACGATCCGGCTCTTCGCCTGGATCTGGCCGTCCACGAAGCGGTGGTACAGCGCGGGAAGGAGCTTGCGCACGGCCAGGTCGCCAGTGCCGCCGAAGATGACGAGATCGAAGGGTTCGATCAGAGGGAGGGGAGCGCTCACGACAGTCGCCTCAATGGAATCGATGGGTATGCCCAAGGATCGTACCAGTGACATACCAGGGGCTACCAGCCCCGTACCAGTCGCTTGGACTTTATCGGGCCTTTAACGGGCCGCCTACACCCGGAAAACGTTTCCGATGAAATTTAAATCGTGTCAAACGGTCGTTGGGATGGGGGGCACCGGAGCAGCGGTCGCATGGCGCTTGCCCGA
This window of the Luteibacter aegosomatis genome carries:
- the zwf gene encoding glucose-6-phosphate dehydrogenase, producing the protein MSLVRSLGIPIDSIEATVVSAPLPLIEPFDLVIFGGTGDLAVRKLLPALYHRFVDGQIQAKSRIVGVAREGLDDAGYREQVRAAIEKGVAHVAPAQLEAFLAMIAYRSLDARKPDGWDDFARLMGEKPDHIRVFYLSTSPEIFTDICQRLGSLGLNGEGSRVVLEKPIGRDLASANAINDAVAEVFTESQTYRIDHYLGKETVQNLLALRFGNALFEPLWNAQHIDHVQITVAETVGVGHRAGYYDRAGALRDMVQNHILQLLCMLAMEPPSSLAPDAVRDEKLKVLRSLRPIDGANAAQLTVRGQYRAGAAEGQGVPGYLDELGSDQSRTETFVALKAEIGNWRWAGVPFYLRTGKRLPSRVSEIVVTFRALPHSIFDPTSGPLLPNRLTLRLQPDEGVKLWLTIKHPGPGGLRLRHVPLDMSFATAFGVQQPDAYERLILDVVRGNPTLFMRRDEVEAAWNWAGPILDAWEAGGDTPKPYTAGTWGPSAAVALIERDGRTWAEESA